One stretch of Poecilia reticulata strain Guanapo linkage group LG21, Guppy_female_1.0+MT, whole genome shotgun sequence DNA includes these proteins:
- the ngs gene encoding notochord granular surface produces the protein MSHSPERMSSYRRCFESTSESQIRVSSPSPTRKETRHRSASFNRNVGWKGPGCRVLTNKPRLTSSASMGTLCLDVTSGHGANLDLDATAAQNRAFKLTRTNERQEMVVLNDRLASYIEKVRTLESKNKLLEAEIEALKSAFERTAGLRQLYASQLKELNREAEQLKEKRDSSLPLKEALSCQLEVLKSKYDEALEARKQTEHHIETLRPDVDKATSARIKLEKQLENLEAELTFLQRVQKEEVDELMQQIYSAASKMDLNFDLPDLSSALTQIQFEYDSIAAKNLQEMDAWYRSMFQDMSDASSKHAQSVRSLREEIAAYRKDILSKERDLESLRARNEYLETHNRDAKEKQKKLEQELEERIEAFKQDLKLSKQKTALLMREYQDLLNAKMTMEIEIATYRKLIEGEDNRLSTIVGKLPLTDHLPLTNRPSDRLSSLTPVTESLKLEGPECAFNAKTPPAAVSIDNPGDGNPQATEKSERKTLLIRTVKTDEDTYVSDTQQCTISISGAAEDTDEE, from the exons ATGAGCCACAGCCCAGAGAGGATGTCCTCGTACCGTCGCTGCTTTGAGAGCACATCTGAAAGTCAAATTCGGGTGTCCAGCCCATCTCCCACCCGAAAGGAGACCCGCCACAGGTCAGCCAGCTTCAACAGGAATGTAGGGTGGAAAGGACCAGGCTGCAGAGTCCTCACCAACAAGCCTCGTCTGACCAG CAGTGCTAGTATGGGCACGCTGTGCTTGGATGTGACTTCTGGCCACGGAGCGAATTTGGATCTGGATGCGACTGCAGCACAGAACCGGGCATTCAAGCTGACTCGCACCAATGAGAGGCAGGAGATGGTGGTGCTCAATGATCGCCTGGCATCTTACATTGAAAAG GTTAGAACACTGGAGTCCAAGAACAAGCTGCTGGAAGCCGAGATTGAGGCCTTGAAAAGTGCTTTTGAGAGAACAGCCGGTCTCAGGCAGCTATATGCATCACAGCTAAAGGAACTGAACAGGGAAGCTGAGCAACTGAAGGAGAAAAGG GATTCGTCTTTGCCATTGAAGGAGGCACTGTCCTGTCAGCTGGAAGTGCTGAAGTCTAAATATGATGAGGCTCTGGAAGCCAGGAAGCAGACAGAGCATCACATTGAGACTCTGCGTCCG GATGTGGACAAAGCCACTTCAGCTAGAATTAAACTGGAAAAGCAGCTGGAGAACCTGGAGGCTGAGCTGACCTTCCTGCAGAGAGTTCAGAAGGAG GAAGTCGATGAGCTGATGCAGCAGATCTATTCAGCTGCCTCAAAGATGGACTTAAACTTCGACCTCCCAGATCTTTCCTCTGCTCTCACACAAATTCAGTTTGAATATGACAGCATTGCTGCTAAGAATCTGCAG gaaaTGGATGCTTGGTATAGATCAATGTTTCAGGACATGAGCGATGCGTCATCCAAGCACGCTCAAAGTGTTCGGAGTCTGAGAGAGGAAATTGCTGCTTATAGAAAGGAT ATTCTGAGCAAGGAGCGAGACTTGGAGTCACTAAGGGCAAGGAATGAGTATTTGGAGACGCATAACCGTGATGCCaaggagaagcagaagaagctaGAGCAAGAGTTGGAG GAGCGTATTGAGGCATTTAAACAGGATCTGAAGCTCTCCAAGCAGAAGACTGCtctgctgatgagggaatatCAGGACCTCCTAAATGCCAAAATGACAATGGAGATCGAGATCGCCACCTACAG AAAGCTGATTGAGGGAGAAGACAACCGTCTGAGCACCATTGTTGGGAAGCTGCCTCTGACTGACCACCTGCCTCTCACAAACAGGCCCTCTGACCGTTTATCATCACTCACCCCCGTTACAGAGTCTTTGAAACTTGAAGGCCCCGAATGCGCATTCAACGCCAAAACACCTCCAGCTGCCGTTTCTATAGACAACCCGGGTGACGGGAACCCGCAGGCAACTGAGAAGTCTGAGAGGAAGACTCTCCTCATCAG GACAGTTAAAACAGACGAGGACACCTATGTGAGCGACACACAGCAGTGCACCATCTCTATTTCTGGAGCTGCTGAGGACACAGATGAAGAATAA
- the ccnc gene encoding cyclin-C yields the protein MAGNFWQSSHYLQWVLDKQDLMKERQKDLKFLTEEEYWKLQIFFANVIQALGEHLKLRQQVIATATVYFKRFYARYSLKSIDPVLMAPTCVFLASKVEEFGVVSNTRLISAATSVLKTRFSYAFPKEFPYRMNHILECEFYLLELMDCCLIVYHPYRPLLQYVQDMGQEDMLLPLAWRIVNDTYRTDLCLLYPPFMIALACLHVACVVQQKDARQWFAELSVDMDKILEIIRVILKLYDQWKNFDDRKEIAAVLNKMPKPKPPPNSESDQSSNGNQSNSYSQS from the exons ATGGCGGGAAACTTCTGGCAGAGTTCTCATTA TCTGCAGTGGGTTCTGGATAAACAGGATCTGATGAAAGAGCGCCAGAAGGACCTGAAGTTCCTCACAGAAGAGGAGTATTGGAAGCTGCAGATCTTTTTCGCCAACg TGATCCAGGCTCTGGGTGAGCACCTGAAGCTCAGACAGCAGGTCATTGCTACTGCCACAGTGTACTTCAAACGCTTCTATGCCAG gTATTCTCTTAAAAGTATAGACCCTGTGCTCATGGCTCCTACCTGTGTTTTCCTGGCCTCTAAAGTTGAG GAATTTGGAGTTGTGTCCAACACCAGGCTGATTTCTGCTGCGACGTCCGTGT TGAAAACGAGATTCTCCTACGCCTTTCCAAAGGAGTTTCCCTACAGAATGAATCAT ATATTGGAGTGTGAGTTCTACCTTTTGGAGTTGATG GACTGCTGCCTGATTGTGTACCACCCTTATAGACCGTTGCTGCAGTACGTGCAGGACATGGGACAGGAGGACATGCTGCTGCCTCTGGCCTG GCGAATAGTGAATGATACTTACAGGACAGATCTGTGCCTGCTCTACCCTCCCTTCATGATCGCCCTGG CCTGTCTTCATGTTGCCTGCGTTGTGCAGCAAAAAGATGCCAGGCAGTGGTTTGCTGAGCTATCAGTGGACATGGACAAA atccTGGAGATCATCCGTGTCATCCTGAAGCTCTATGACCAGTGGAAAAATTTTGATGATAGGAAAGAGATAGCTGCTGTGCTAAACAAGATGCCCAAACCCAAACCACCTCCAAACAG TGAGAGTGATCAGAGCTCCAATGGGAACCAAAGCAACTCCTACAGCCAGTCTTAG
- the pgm3 gene encoding phosphoacetylglucosamine mutase: MAHFEEVCKQSDLHPKPAGLVLQYGTAGFRTSANKLDHIMFRMGLLATLRSKKTKATIGVMVTASHNPEEDNGVKLIDPMGEMLTSSWEDYATQLANTEQNELLKTLKDIIEKEAIDMSQEANVYVGKDTRRSSASLSQAVLDGVKALGGHCKDYGLVTTPQLHYMVCCQNTQGKYGEATVEGYYHKLSQAFSQLAKNASNRTDDQKHLSVDGANGIGAIKVREMESHLRKHMQLSVFNDGSRGKLNHQCGADFVKVQQKLPTGIKINPGDRCCSFDGDADRIVYYYTDSQGDFHLLDGDKIATLISTFLKELLNEAGLDLKIAVVQTAYANGSSTHYLENTMKVIVKCTKTGVKHLHHAAQEFDIGVYFEANGHGTVLFSDGAEEKIQQLASDTNTNDERKKAAFLLQNTINIINQTVGDAISDMLLIEAILAIKGMSVQHWDAIYSDLPNRQLKVKVSDRRVIDTTDAERRAVTPAGLQEAIDDLVKKYEKARSFVRPSGTEDVVRVYAEADTQESADALAHEVSLAVYGLAGGVGDEPKPLH; this comes from the exons ATGGCCCATTTTGAAGAAGTCTGCAAGCAGTCTGATCTGCACCCTAAACCAGCAGGGTTGGTTTTGCAGTATGGCACAGCAGGCTTTAGAACCAGTGCCAATAAGTTGGACCACATCATGTTCAGGATGGGTTTGCTGGCCACACTCCGCTCCAAGAAGACCAAAGCCACCATTGGAGTCATGGTGACGGCGTCGCATAACCCAGAG GAGGACAATGGTGTGAAGCTTATTGACCCGATGGGAGAGATGTTGACGTCGTCATGGGAAGACTATGCCACCCAGCTGGCCAACACCGAGCAAAACGAGCTACTCAAGACTCTGAAGGATATCATAGAGAAGGAGGCCATTGACATGAGCCAAGAGGCCAACGTATATGTGGGAAAAGATACCAG GAGGAGCAGTGCTAGTCTTTCCCAGGCAGTGCTGGATGGAGTCAAAGCCCTTGGTGGTCACTGCAAAG ACTACGGTTTGGTGACCACCCCGCAGCTGCATTACATGGTTTGCTGCCAGAACACGCAGGGGAAATACGGAGAGGCAACAGTGGAGGGATACTACCATAAACTCAGCCAAGCTTTCTCTCAACTCGCCAAGAAT GCGTCTAATCGTACGGACGACCAGAAGCACCTTAGTGTTGATGGCGCTAATGGCATCGGGGCCATAAAGGTACGAGAGATGGAGAGTCACTTGAGAAAACACATGCAGCTTTCCGTCTTTAatgatggcagcagaggaaagcTGAACCACCAGTGCGGAGCCGACTTTGTCAAAGTGCAGCAGAAGCTTCCAACAG gcaTCAAGATCAACCCTGGAGATCGTTGTTGTTCCTTCGATGGCGATGCCGACCGTATAGTTTATTATTACACCGACTCTCAGGGTGACTTTCACCTCCTTGATGGAGACAAGATAGCTACTCTCATCAGCACCTTTCTGAAAGAACTCCTTAATGAG GCTGGTCTTGATCTGAAGATAGCAGTGGTGCAAACTGCTTATGCAAATGGCAGCTCAACTCACTACCTGGAGAACACCATGAAG GTAATCGTAAAGTGTACTAAGACTGGAGTGAAGCATCTACATCACGCTGCTCAAGAATTTGATATAGGTGTCTACTTTGAGGCAAACGGCCATGGGACA GTGTTGTTCAGTGATGGAGCTGAAGAGAAAATCCAGCAACTCGCCAGTGACACCAACACCAATGATGAGAGGAAAAAAGCCGCTTTCCTGCTGCAGAATACCATCAACATCATCAACCAG ACTGTCGGAGATGCCATTTCTGACATGTTGCTGATTGAAGCCATACTGGCCATTAAAGGGATGAGTGTTCAGCACTGGGACGCCATCTACAGCGACCTGCCGAACAGGCAGCTTAAAGTTAAG gTCTCCGACCGCAGAGTGATAGACACCACCGACGCAGAGAGGCGGGCCGTGACCCCAGCAGGGCTGCAGGAGGCCATCGACGACTTGGTGAAGAAGTATGAGAAGGCCCGCTCCTTTGTGAGGCCCTCTGGTACCGAGGATGTGGTGAGAGTTTATGCAGAGGCAGACACCCAG gaaaGCGCGGATGCTCTGGCTCATGAAGTCAGCCTTGCAGTGTACGGCCTGGCAGGGGGAGTCGGCGATGAACCCAAACCTTTGCATTAG